The sequence below is a genomic window from Mugil cephalus isolate CIBA_MC_2020 chromosome 14, CIBA_Mcephalus_1.1, whole genome shotgun sequence.
TCCAGgagaaagacagatgaagaggaaacatgaagagcaggatgaagaggagacaTCACCCACCAAGAAGCTGGTAAGTTATTGATGATTAGTTATTAATGACTTATTGATTAGTTATTAATGAGTTATTGATCTGCCAGGTGACCGATCACAGTGTGAAGGTGGCGACTCATTATAACCAGCTGCAGGAAGTTGGTCTGGTGGTCCGAAGTCAGAGCAGAATTTTCTACATGAGGAACTTTAACAACTGGCTGAAGAGCGTCCTGATTGGTAACTGGTCACCACTCTGCACCCTGGTCCTTCACTGAATGCAAGATGATTTGTTAATTGATCGGTTGCTTGTGATTGACAGGTGAGATCCTGGAGCAGGTGCGGGAGGCGGGGACACGGCAGGTGTCCGTGTTGGACCTGGGCTGTGGGAAAGGAGGAGATCTTCTGaagtggagaagaggagggatcAGTCACCTGGTCTGTGCAGGTAAGCGGACCTCACCTCCTCTGCACCTTTAAAGAGAAGAAgtctctcagtttgtccaagtagcgttagcaccagctgatccggtagtgacaggcagcagaaccaacccataaagatggaagacgctaaacagcacgttggtcctctccatgggacatttgaggacaaagaaaccaagagggaccagtggagacacataaagtatcatcacactctgcaggaaggagttttctttccagcttcaaatagcacatgaaccaagccaagcatacgttagtcggggattctgctagcacttgggctaacgcggctaacagctggagacaaaccaagacaaagacaagctgccaatgctgctgctaatatgtgtccactcctgcagccactgttcactgggagacactgttctcaataagaagcgtcagctctcctctggttggacaatgtcaacaagttagtttggacttcttcctggagtctgtttgatcatcaacaatgaaacgcTACGAATTCACAAAAAATGGTGTCAGTTTGGACCAACGAGAGGACATGGGGACATATTTAGTTCATGTTTCTATACTGAGGCTGTGGTAACGTGGAACCAGTGGAGGCAGACGAGAGGTAGTTGAAGTGTCTGAACGTGTCTTGTTTCCTGTCAGTGACCCTGTgatgtgtctttattttcagataTAGCAGGAGTGTCCGTGGAGCAGTGCCAGAGTCGCTATGatgagatgaagaggaaaagtcACTTCAACGAGAAGATCTTCAGTGCTCAGTTTATCACGGCAGACTGCTCCAAGGTAGAACTGATCCACCAAGATCAGGTCATCGCTATCAGCTCAAGTCCAGGTCTAAAAAAGTTAGGGGCATGTCCTGAGTACCTTATATGTCGTATagtcccccacccctccccctccttttcttcttcttctttgatttctGACCCCCATTAactcagaagaagaaggaggagtgTTGTTTCTCTGGGGACGTGGTTCTGGTCCATGTCTGATCTAAACCAACTAGCTCGTAAAGTAGATTCTTGGCTGAAGTCTGATCCTGATCAGATCGTCTGTAACagaagtgatgatgatgaactaGCTGCTCTTCTCTCAGGGTAATGTCCTGATTTCCTctggtgtctgtctgcaggAGGTTTTATCAGAGAAGCTTGACGACAAAGAGCTGATGTTTGACATCTGCAGCTGTCAGTTTGTCTACCACTACTCCTTTGAGAGCGAGCAGAAGGCTGACACCATGCTGAGAAATGCCTGTGAGCGTCTGAAACCCGGAGGTTTCTTCATCGGAACGACTCCAGACGCCTTTGAACTCGTGTAAGAACTCAACTGGACGTCTGCTGCTTCCTGACGGGACGTTTCCAGGTGGACTAACACTTGCtgcctgtctcctctctctgcagtaAACGTCTGGAGGCATCGGACTCTCTGTCCTTCGGTAACGAGGTGTTTAAAGTTTCCTTCCAGTCCAAAGGTTCCTACCCCCTCTTCGGATGTCAGTATCACTTCAGCCTTGAGGATGTTGTTGATGTCCCCGAGTTCCTCGTCTACTTTCCTCTGTTCGAACAGTAAGTTTAGATGTGTTGTTGTCATGAGACAAACAGAACCTGTGTGAAGGCTTTTATTGGACGGCCTTGTGACTCTTCTCTGATTGTCTGGATCAGCATGGCGAAGCGCTACAACATGCGTCTGGTGATGAAGCAGAGATTCTCCGAGTTCTTTGAAGAGAAACTGAAGAAGGATCATCATCGCAGCCtcatgatgaagatgatggctCTGGAGGTAGAACTGAATCATcagtaataataaattaatcaaactaTTTAATCAGCCACAGGAAGGAGATCTGTAGCTCATTTTGTGAGGATCAGCTGGACACCCAGACTGGGCAGAGGTCGTCCATTTAGTCTACTTCATCTTTTTTAGTCGATGCGAAGTCAACTTTAGTCAAACTGACACTAACAACATTAGTTCTATACATCACCTTTAGACTAAACATCAACCAGAATGTTCCTGTCTTCAGTTTAATGTGAATCCAGGTAACGTCCTGGACCAACACTGATCCCTGAGTAGTTTATTAGGTTGGATCAGATGttacagagaaaagaggaaggattcattccaggaaATACACTTATGGACAGTTGGAGCTAAATGCCAATCCATGTTCCACTCTACTGtccactgtttaaatatgagTCAGTAAAAAGTCAGAGGTCAGTAAAGTAACTTTAACtagtatttgtcgttgccaCGTCCTCATACGTTGGGTCCAGAACATGATGCTAACATGATGCTAACGTATATGTTGTGTACTTGTAGCCGTTTCCCTGTGAGGATGGAGGTCGACAGGCTacagacagcagaggagagtaCTGCTATGCTAAAGAGCACTGTGACAGAGCCGGAGTGAAGCCTCCAGTGGTGAGTGGTGGTCTGagcctggttctggttctggttctggttcctgggGCCGGTCCCGTCTGGTTTGActctgttgtttgtctgttgcaGGGAACTCTGAGCAGATCTGAGTGGGAGGCAGCCAGTAAGTCtctccggtctggtctggttgaACTTTTATTCTTCTCTCTAGACAAACCACGTGACTCAACGTGATTTTTATTCTACTTCCTCTTCTCATTCTTCCTCTGCATCGTCTGTGACGTTAGCCAGC
It includes:
- the rnmt gene encoding mRNA cap guanine-N7 methyltransferase isoform X2, with protein sequence MDLQTSREGVTPPGERQMKRKHEEQDEEETSPTKKLVTDHSVKVATHYNQLQEVGLVVRSQSRIFYMRNFNNWLKSVLIGEILEQVREAGTRQVSVLDLGCGKGGDLLKWRRGGISHLVCADIAGVSVEQCQSRYDEMKRKSHFNEKIFSAQFITADCSKEVLSEKLDDKELMFDICSCQFVYHYSFESEQKADTMLRNACERLKPGGFFIGTTPDAFELVKRLEASDSLSFGNEVFKVSFQSKGSYPLFGCQYHFSLEDVVDVPEFLVYFPLFEHMAKRYNMRLVMKQRFSEFFEEKLKKDHHRSLMMKMMALEPFPCEDGGRQATDSRGEYCYAKEHCDRAGVKPPVGTLSRSEWEAASIYLVFVFQKMS
- the rnmt gene encoding mRNA cap guanine-N7 methyltransferase isoform X1 translates to MDLQTSREGVTPPGERQMKRKHEEQDEEETSPTKKLVTDHSVKVATHYNQLQEVGLVVRSQSRIFYMRNFNNWLKSVLIGEILEQVREAGTRQVSVLDLGCGKGGDLLKWRRGGISHLVCADIAGVSVEQCQSRYDEMKRKSHFNEKIFSAQFITADCSKEVLSEKLDDKELMFDICSCQFVYHYSFESEQKADTMLRNACERLKPGGFFIGTTPDAFELVKRLEASDSLSFGNEVFKVSFQSKGSYPLFGCQYHFSLEDVVDVPEFLVYFPLFEHMAKRYNMRLVMKQRFSEFFEEKLKKDHHRSLMMKMMALEPFPCEDGGRQATDSRGEYCYAKEHCDRAGVKPPVGTLSRSEWEAASKSLRSGLVELLFFSLDKPRDST